A single Stigmatopora argus isolate UIUO_Sarg chromosome 7, RoL_Sarg_1.0, whole genome shotgun sequence DNA region contains:
- the iqce gene encoding IQ domain-containing protein E isoform X5 produces the protein MSTVASDTQTDEDIETQQKKSGKPPIFLRSPYRSSLSMNHRKVALSAWKLPRASFCDTPGGEMAPARFTSLSNHHEMRSEWDLTTEFPRHTLPTRKYHRLTHNSLGLVTVAREKEEMYNEITLLKKSLHEQKSDNQKMKVKLRRLEEDNVKREKQLEELLDPTNRSEYIRSLVDKKHEGSVVINGLKQRILKLEQQCRERETAIGNLQSELRATNLYEMRTTIRNYYEEIQRLRLLLDASEKSGLSESKAFRKQQRALSSTVLRLSEDLKQLQLENTKFREELDTESPAAGIKGYKEWSKHRLLRRLLELEKRLEERNTLKARYRLDQPCQTPSSAVEQKEVQTTLPECLDLAIQTMSVYTVDAVTETLEEDNVSGLKGCLEQLEAERTQLQEELTNNEEEVRWLRSQQQAEEKSRQEHNDEVEGLRREKEELEERLESWRIEQTSNREIEQRRHREEVLQLNFEKEQEAEEWRCQMHKERQKQEKKLRQLRAMVQSLKDRGSKSFDASAVDDEADGVDQDDEGQEGLKPDPENPVFRRKSTSEVLQAGDSTVPQDGETLDEGSLVSIQAAFRGHLARTQYIAQSLQGGASSEFEDNTGAASVKTCLDEEEERLPISRIPKTLTPPKEVDAVDADSEHTDSDDSDDIIVAESYPRRKREARIM, from the exons ATGTCAACGGTGGCGAGTGACACCCAAACAGATGAAGACATTGAG ACACAACAAAAGAAATCAGGAAAGCCTCCCATTTTTCTCA GATCCCCATACCGCTCCAGCCTTAGTATGAACCACAGGAAAGTGGCGTTATCGGCCTGGAAGCTGCCGAGGGCTTCCTTTTGTGACACTCCCGGTGGAGAGATGGCCCCGGCTCGCTTCACGTCCCTCAGCAACCACCACG AAATGAGATCAGAATGGGACTTGACGACAGAGTTTCCTAGACATACCTTGCCCACCAGAAAATATCATCGTTTGACGCACAACA GTCTCGGCTTAGTTACAGTGGCCAGAGAGAAGGAAGAGATGTATAATGAGATCACACTCCTCAAAAAG AGTCTCCACGAGCAGAAGTCTGACAACCAGAAAATGAAAGTCAAACTTCGGCGCCTGGAGGAAGACAACGTAAAGAGGGAAAAGCAGTTGGAGGAGCTCCTTGACCCCACCAAT AGGTCCGAGTACATACGCAGTTTGGTGGATAAGAAGCATGAGGGCAGTGTG GTGATAAATGGGCTGAAGCAGAGAATACTGAAGCTAGAGCAGCAATGTCGAGAAAGGGAAACCGCCATAGG TAACCTGCAAAGCGAGTTAAGGGCCACCAACCTCTATGAGATGAGGACAACTATCAGGAACTATTATGAAGAG ATCCAGAGACTGAGGTTGCTTTTGGATGCTTCAGAGAAAAG CGGTTTATCAGAGAGTAAAGCATTCCGCAAGCAACAGAGGGCGTTGAGCTCTACCGTGCTACGTTTGTCCGAGGACCTCAAGCAACTGCAACTGGAAAATACCAAGTTCAGGGAGGAGCTAGACACAGAGAGTCCCGCCGCTGGCATTAAAG gATACAAAGAATGGAGCAAACATCGGCTTTTGAGGAGACTGCTTGAACTGGAGAAG AGGCTGGAAGAGAGAAATACTCTAAAAGCGAGGTATCGATTGGACCAGCCTTGTCAAACCCCGTCCTCCGCCGTTGAGCAAAAGGAGGTTCAGACCACCCTACCTGAGTGCCTGGATTTGGCCATCCAGACCATGTCTGTCTACACTGTGGACGCGGTAACAGAGACCCTTGAGGAAGACAACGTGTCAGGCCTAAAAGGATGCTTGGAGCAGTTGGAGGCGGAGAGGACGCAGCTGCAGGAGGAGCTGACCAATAATGA ggAGGAAGTGAGGTGGCTACGGAGTCAACAGCAAGCAGAGGAAAAATCACGGCAGGAGCACAA CGATGAAGTCGAAGGGTTGAGGAGGGAAAAAGAGGAGCTGGAAGAGCGACTGGAAAGCTGGAGAATTGAGCAGACCAGCAACCGAGAAATAGAGCAAAGGCGGCATCG GGAGGAAGTGCTACAGCTGAACTTCGAAAAAGAACAAGAGGCTGAAGAATGGCGGTGTCAAATGCATAAAGAACGACAGAAGCAAGA AAAGAAGCTGAGACAGTTGAGGGCAATGGTCCAGTCTCTGAAGGATAGGGGAAGCAAATCCTTTGATGCCAGCGCTGTCGATGATGAGGCGGATGGTGTTGACCAAGATGATGAGGGACAGGAAGGTCTGAAGCCAGATCCAGAGAACCCTGTCTTTAGGAGGAAGTCCACAAGTGag GTTCTTCAAGCTGGAGATTCCACCGTTCCACAGGATGGAGAGACCCTAGACGAAGGCTCCCTTGTCAGCATCCAGGCTGCGTTCCGTGGCCACCTAGCTCGCACTCAATACATTGCACAAAG TTTGCAAGGGGGAGCGTCATCAGAGTTTGAAGACAACACAGGTGCAGCATCTGTTAAAACATGCCTGGATGAAGAGGAAGAACGGTTGCCCATCTCCAGGATTCCCAAAACGCTGACGCCGCCAAAAG AGGTGGATGCAGTCGACGCCGACTCGGAGCACACGGACTCCGACGATTCGGACGACATCATCGTGGCCGAGTCCTACCCTCGCAGAAAAAGAGAGGCCAGGATCATGTGA
- the iqce gene encoding IQ domain-containing protein E isoform X1, whose amino-acid sequence MSTVASDTQTDEDIEVLTQQKKSGKPPIFLISCAGSPYRSSLSMNHRKVALSAWKLPRASFCDTPGGEMAPARFTSLSNHHEMRSEWDLTTEFPRHTLPTRKYHRLTHNSLGLVTVAREKEEMYNEITLLKKSLHEQKSDNQKMKVKLRRLEEDNVKREKQLEELLDPTNRSEYIRSLVDKKHEGSVVINGLKQRILKLEQQCRERETAIGNLQSELRATNLYEMRTTIRNYYEEIQRLRLLLDASEKSGLSESKAFRKQQRALSSTVLRLSEDLKQLQLENTKFREELDTESPAAGIKGYKEWSKHRLLRRLLELEKRLEERNTLKARYRLDQPCQTPSSAVEQKEVQTTLPECLDLAIQTMSVYTVDAVTETLEEDNVSGLKGCLEQLEAERTQLQEELTNNEEEVRWLRSQQQAEEKSRQEHNDEVEGLRREKEELEERLESWRIEQTSNREIEQRRHREEVLQLNFEKEQEAEEWRCQMHKERQKQEKKLRQLRAMVQSLKDRGSKSFDASAVDDEADGVDQDDEGQEGLKPDPENPVFRRKSTSEVLQAGDSTVPQDGETLDEGSLVSIQAAFRGHLARTQYIAQSLQGGASSEFEDNTGAASVKTCLDEEEERLPISRIPKTLTPPKEVDAVDADSEHTDSDDSDDIIVAESYPRRKREARIM is encoded by the exons ATGTCAACGGTGGCGAGTGACACCCAAACAGATGAAGACATTGAGGTGCTG ACACAACAAAAGAAATCAGGAAAGCCTCCCATTTTTCTCA TCTCTTGTGCAGGATCCCCATACCGCTCCAGCCTTAGTATGAACCACAGGAAAGTGGCGTTATCGGCCTGGAAGCTGCCGAGGGCTTCCTTTTGTGACACTCCCGGTGGAGAGATGGCCCCGGCTCGCTTCACGTCCCTCAGCAACCACCACG AAATGAGATCAGAATGGGACTTGACGACAGAGTTTCCTAGACATACCTTGCCCACCAGAAAATATCATCGTTTGACGCACAACA GTCTCGGCTTAGTTACAGTGGCCAGAGAGAAGGAAGAGATGTATAATGAGATCACACTCCTCAAAAAG AGTCTCCACGAGCAGAAGTCTGACAACCAGAAAATGAAAGTCAAACTTCGGCGCCTGGAGGAAGACAACGTAAAGAGGGAAAAGCAGTTGGAGGAGCTCCTTGACCCCACCAAT AGGTCCGAGTACATACGCAGTTTGGTGGATAAGAAGCATGAGGGCAGTGTG GTGATAAATGGGCTGAAGCAGAGAATACTGAAGCTAGAGCAGCAATGTCGAGAAAGGGAAACCGCCATAGG TAACCTGCAAAGCGAGTTAAGGGCCACCAACCTCTATGAGATGAGGACAACTATCAGGAACTATTATGAAGAG ATCCAGAGACTGAGGTTGCTTTTGGATGCTTCAGAGAAAAG CGGTTTATCAGAGAGTAAAGCATTCCGCAAGCAACAGAGGGCGTTGAGCTCTACCGTGCTACGTTTGTCCGAGGACCTCAAGCAACTGCAACTGGAAAATACCAAGTTCAGGGAGGAGCTAGACACAGAGAGTCCCGCCGCTGGCATTAAAG gATACAAAGAATGGAGCAAACATCGGCTTTTGAGGAGACTGCTTGAACTGGAGAAG AGGCTGGAAGAGAGAAATACTCTAAAAGCGAGGTATCGATTGGACCAGCCTTGTCAAACCCCGTCCTCCGCCGTTGAGCAAAAGGAGGTTCAGACCACCCTACCTGAGTGCCTGGATTTGGCCATCCAGACCATGTCTGTCTACACTGTGGACGCGGTAACAGAGACCCTTGAGGAAGACAACGTGTCAGGCCTAAAAGGATGCTTGGAGCAGTTGGAGGCGGAGAGGACGCAGCTGCAGGAGGAGCTGACCAATAATGA ggAGGAAGTGAGGTGGCTACGGAGTCAACAGCAAGCAGAGGAAAAATCACGGCAGGAGCACAA CGATGAAGTCGAAGGGTTGAGGAGGGAAAAAGAGGAGCTGGAAGAGCGACTGGAAAGCTGGAGAATTGAGCAGACCAGCAACCGAGAAATAGAGCAAAGGCGGCATCG GGAGGAAGTGCTACAGCTGAACTTCGAAAAAGAACAAGAGGCTGAAGAATGGCGGTGTCAAATGCATAAAGAACGACAGAAGCAAGA AAAGAAGCTGAGACAGTTGAGGGCAATGGTCCAGTCTCTGAAGGATAGGGGAAGCAAATCCTTTGATGCCAGCGCTGTCGATGATGAGGCGGATGGTGTTGACCAAGATGATGAGGGACAGGAAGGTCTGAAGCCAGATCCAGAGAACCCTGTCTTTAGGAGGAAGTCCACAAGTGag GTTCTTCAAGCTGGAGATTCCACCGTTCCACAGGATGGAGAGACCCTAGACGAAGGCTCCCTTGTCAGCATCCAGGCTGCGTTCCGTGGCCACCTAGCTCGCACTCAATACATTGCACAAAG TTTGCAAGGGGGAGCGTCATCAGAGTTTGAAGACAACACAGGTGCAGCATCTGTTAAAACATGCCTGGATGAAGAGGAAGAACGGTTGCCCATCTCCAGGATTCCCAAAACGCTGACGCCGCCAAAAG AGGTGGATGCAGTCGACGCCGACTCGGAGCACACGGACTCCGACGATTCGGACGACATCATCGTGGCCGAGTCCTACCCTCGCAGAAAAAGAGAGGCCAGGATCATGTGA
- the iqce gene encoding IQ domain-containing protein E isoform X2 yields the protein MSTVASDTQTDEDIETQQKKSGKPPIFLISCAGSPYRSSLSMNHRKVALSAWKLPRASFCDTPGGEMAPARFTSLSNHHEMRSEWDLTTEFPRHTLPTRKYHRLTHNSLGLVTVAREKEEMYNEITLLKKSLHEQKSDNQKMKVKLRRLEEDNVKREKQLEELLDPTNRSEYIRSLVDKKHEGSVVINGLKQRILKLEQQCRERETAIGNLQSELRATNLYEMRTTIRNYYEEIQRLRLLLDASEKSGLSESKAFRKQQRALSSTVLRLSEDLKQLQLENTKFREELDTESPAAGIKGYKEWSKHRLLRRLLELEKRLEERNTLKARYRLDQPCQTPSSAVEQKEVQTTLPECLDLAIQTMSVYTVDAVTETLEEDNVSGLKGCLEQLEAERTQLQEELTNNEEEVRWLRSQQQAEEKSRQEHNDEVEGLRREKEELEERLESWRIEQTSNREIEQRRHREEVLQLNFEKEQEAEEWRCQMHKERQKQEKKLRQLRAMVQSLKDRGSKSFDASAVDDEADGVDQDDEGQEGLKPDPENPVFRRKSTSEVLQAGDSTVPQDGETLDEGSLVSIQAAFRGHLARTQYIAQSLQGGASSEFEDNTGAASVKTCLDEEEERLPISRIPKTLTPPKEVDAVDADSEHTDSDDSDDIIVAESYPRRKREARIM from the exons ATGTCAACGGTGGCGAGTGACACCCAAACAGATGAAGACATTGAG ACACAACAAAAGAAATCAGGAAAGCCTCCCATTTTTCTCA TCTCTTGTGCAGGATCCCCATACCGCTCCAGCCTTAGTATGAACCACAGGAAAGTGGCGTTATCGGCCTGGAAGCTGCCGAGGGCTTCCTTTTGTGACACTCCCGGTGGAGAGATGGCCCCGGCTCGCTTCACGTCCCTCAGCAACCACCACG AAATGAGATCAGAATGGGACTTGACGACAGAGTTTCCTAGACATACCTTGCCCACCAGAAAATATCATCGTTTGACGCACAACA GTCTCGGCTTAGTTACAGTGGCCAGAGAGAAGGAAGAGATGTATAATGAGATCACACTCCTCAAAAAG AGTCTCCACGAGCAGAAGTCTGACAACCAGAAAATGAAAGTCAAACTTCGGCGCCTGGAGGAAGACAACGTAAAGAGGGAAAAGCAGTTGGAGGAGCTCCTTGACCCCACCAAT AGGTCCGAGTACATACGCAGTTTGGTGGATAAGAAGCATGAGGGCAGTGTG GTGATAAATGGGCTGAAGCAGAGAATACTGAAGCTAGAGCAGCAATGTCGAGAAAGGGAAACCGCCATAGG TAACCTGCAAAGCGAGTTAAGGGCCACCAACCTCTATGAGATGAGGACAACTATCAGGAACTATTATGAAGAG ATCCAGAGACTGAGGTTGCTTTTGGATGCTTCAGAGAAAAG CGGTTTATCAGAGAGTAAAGCATTCCGCAAGCAACAGAGGGCGTTGAGCTCTACCGTGCTACGTTTGTCCGAGGACCTCAAGCAACTGCAACTGGAAAATACCAAGTTCAGGGAGGAGCTAGACACAGAGAGTCCCGCCGCTGGCATTAAAG gATACAAAGAATGGAGCAAACATCGGCTTTTGAGGAGACTGCTTGAACTGGAGAAG AGGCTGGAAGAGAGAAATACTCTAAAAGCGAGGTATCGATTGGACCAGCCTTGTCAAACCCCGTCCTCCGCCGTTGAGCAAAAGGAGGTTCAGACCACCCTACCTGAGTGCCTGGATTTGGCCATCCAGACCATGTCTGTCTACACTGTGGACGCGGTAACAGAGACCCTTGAGGAAGACAACGTGTCAGGCCTAAAAGGATGCTTGGAGCAGTTGGAGGCGGAGAGGACGCAGCTGCAGGAGGAGCTGACCAATAATGA ggAGGAAGTGAGGTGGCTACGGAGTCAACAGCAAGCAGAGGAAAAATCACGGCAGGAGCACAA CGATGAAGTCGAAGGGTTGAGGAGGGAAAAAGAGGAGCTGGAAGAGCGACTGGAAAGCTGGAGAATTGAGCAGACCAGCAACCGAGAAATAGAGCAAAGGCGGCATCG GGAGGAAGTGCTACAGCTGAACTTCGAAAAAGAACAAGAGGCTGAAGAATGGCGGTGTCAAATGCATAAAGAACGACAGAAGCAAGA AAAGAAGCTGAGACAGTTGAGGGCAATGGTCCAGTCTCTGAAGGATAGGGGAAGCAAATCCTTTGATGCCAGCGCTGTCGATGATGAGGCGGATGGTGTTGACCAAGATGATGAGGGACAGGAAGGTCTGAAGCCAGATCCAGAGAACCCTGTCTTTAGGAGGAAGTCCACAAGTGag GTTCTTCAAGCTGGAGATTCCACCGTTCCACAGGATGGAGAGACCCTAGACGAAGGCTCCCTTGTCAGCATCCAGGCTGCGTTCCGTGGCCACCTAGCTCGCACTCAATACATTGCACAAAG TTTGCAAGGGGGAGCGTCATCAGAGTTTGAAGACAACACAGGTGCAGCATCTGTTAAAACATGCCTGGATGAAGAGGAAGAACGGTTGCCCATCTCCAGGATTCCCAAAACGCTGACGCCGCCAAAAG AGGTGGATGCAGTCGACGCCGACTCGGAGCACACGGACTCCGACGATTCGGACGACATCATCGTGGCCGAGTCCTACCCTCGCAGAAAAAGAGAGGCCAGGATCATGTGA
- the iqce gene encoding IQ domain-containing protein E isoform X3: MSTVASDTQTDEDIEVLTQQKKSGKPPIFLISCAGSPYRSSLSMNHRKVALSAWKLPRASFCDTPGGEMAPARFTSLSNHHEMRSEWDLTTEFPRHTLPTRKYHRLTHNITVAREKEEMYNEITLLKKSLHEQKSDNQKMKVKLRRLEEDNVKREKQLEELLDPTNRSEYIRSLVDKKHEGSVVINGLKQRILKLEQQCRERETAIGNLQSELRATNLYEMRTTIRNYYEEIQRLRLLLDASEKSGLSESKAFRKQQRALSSTVLRLSEDLKQLQLENTKFREELDTESPAAGIKGYKEWSKHRLLRRLLELEKRLEERNTLKARYRLDQPCQTPSSAVEQKEVQTTLPECLDLAIQTMSVYTVDAVTETLEEDNVSGLKGCLEQLEAERTQLQEELTNNEEEVRWLRSQQQAEEKSRQEHNDEVEGLRREKEELEERLESWRIEQTSNREIEQRRHREEVLQLNFEKEQEAEEWRCQMHKERQKQEKKLRQLRAMVQSLKDRGSKSFDASAVDDEADGVDQDDEGQEGLKPDPENPVFRRKSTSEVLQAGDSTVPQDGETLDEGSLVSIQAAFRGHLARTQYIAQSLQGGASSEFEDNTGAASVKTCLDEEEERLPISRIPKTLTPPKEVDAVDADSEHTDSDDSDDIIVAESYPRRKREARIM; the protein is encoded by the exons ATGTCAACGGTGGCGAGTGACACCCAAACAGATGAAGACATTGAGGTGCTG ACACAACAAAAGAAATCAGGAAAGCCTCCCATTTTTCTCA TCTCTTGTGCAGGATCCCCATACCGCTCCAGCCTTAGTATGAACCACAGGAAAGTGGCGTTATCGGCCTGGAAGCTGCCGAGGGCTTCCTTTTGTGACACTCCCGGTGGAGAGATGGCCCCGGCTCGCTTCACGTCCCTCAGCAACCACCACG AAATGAGATCAGAATGGGACTTGACGACAGAGTTTCCTAGACATACCTTGCCCACCAGAAAATATCATCGTTTGACGCACAACA TTACAGTGGCCAGAGAGAAGGAAGAGATGTATAATGAGATCACACTCCTCAAAAAG AGTCTCCACGAGCAGAAGTCTGACAACCAGAAAATGAAAGTCAAACTTCGGCGCCTGGAGGAAGACAACGTAAAGAGGGAAAAGCAGTTGGAGGAGCTCCTTGACCCCACCAAT AGGTCCGAGTACATACGCAGTTTGGTGGATAAGAAGCATGAGGGCAGTGTG GTGATAAATGGGCTGAAGCAGAGAATACTGAAGCTAGAGCAGCAATGTCGAGAAAGGGAAACCGCCATAGG TAACCTGCAAAGCGAGTTAAGGGCCACCAACCTCTATGAGATGAGGACAACTATCAGGAACTATTATGAAGAG ATCCAGAGACTGAGGTTGCTTTTGGATGCTTCAGAGAAAAG CGGTTTATCAGAGAGTAAAGCATTCCGCAAGCAACAGAGGGCGTTGAGCTCTACCGTGCTACGTTTGTCCGAGGACCTCAAGCAACTGCAACTGGAAAATACCAAGTTCAGGGAGGAGCTAGACACAGAGAGTCCCGCCGCTGGCATTAAAG gATACAAAGAATGGAGCAAACATCGGCTTTTGAGGAGACTGCTTGAACTGGAGAAG AGGCTGGAAGAGAGAAATACTCTAAAAGCGAGGTATCGATTGGACCAGCCTTGTCAAACCCCGTCCTCCGCCGTTGAGCAAAAGGAGGTTCAGACCACCCTACCTGAGTGCCTGGATTTGGCCATCCAGACCATGTCTGTCTACACTGTGGACGCGGTAACAGAGACCCTTGAGGAAGACAACGTGTCAGGCCTAAAAGGATGCTTGGAGCAGTTGGAGGCGGAGAGGACGCAGCTGCAGGAGGAGCTGACCAATAATGA ggAGGAAGTGAGGTGGCTACGGAGTCAACAGCAAGCAGAGGAAAAATCACGGCAGGAGCACAA CGATGAAGTCGAAGGGTTGAGGAGGGAAAAAGAGGAGCTGGAAGAGCGACTGGAAAGCTGGAGAATTGAGCAGACCAGCAACCGAGAAATAGAGCAAAGGCGGCATCG GGAGGAAGTGCTACAGCTGAACTTCGAAAAAGAACAAGAGGCTGAAGAATGGCGGTGTCAAATGCATAAAGAACGACAGAAGCAAGA AAAGAAGCTGAGACAGTTGAGGGCAATGGTCCAGTCTCTGAAGGATAGGGGAAGCAAATCCTTTGATGCCAGCGCTGTCGATGATGAGGCGGATGGTGTTGACCAAGATGATGAGGGACAGGAAGGTCTGAAGCCAGATCCAGAGAACCCTGTCTTTAGGAGGAAGTCCACAAGTGag GTTCTTCAAGCTGGAGATTCCACCGTTCCACAGGATGGAGAGACCCTAGACGAAGGCTCCCTTGTCAGCATCCAGGCTGCGTTCCGTGGCCACCTAGCTCGCACTCAATACATTGCACAAAG TTTGCAAGGGGGAGCGTCATCAGAGTTTGAAGACAACACAGGTGCAGCATCTGTTAAAACATGCCTGGATGAAGAGGAAGAACGGTTGCCCATCTCCAGGATTCCCAAAACGCTGACGCCGCCAAAAG AGGTGGATGCAGTCGACGCCGACTCGGAGCACACGGACTCCGACGATTCGGACGACATCATCGTGGCCGAGTCCTACCCTCGCAGAAAAAGAGAGGCCAGGATCATGTGA
- the iqce gene encoding IQ domain-containing protein E isoform X4, with translation MSTVASDTQTDEDIEVLTQQKKSGKPPIFLRSPYRSSLSMNHRKVALSAWKLPRASFCDTPGGEMAPARFTSLSNHHEMRSEWDLTTEFPRHTLPTRKYHRLTHNSLGLVTVAREKEEMYNEITLLKKSLHEQKSDNQKMKVKLRRLEEDNVKREKQLEELLDPTNRSEYIRSLVDKKHEGSVVINGLKQRILKLEQQCRERETAIGNLQSELRATNLYEMRTTIRNYYEEIQRLRLLLDASEKSGLSESKAFRKQQRALSSTVLRLSEDLKQLQLENTKFREELDTESPAAGIKGYKEWSKHRLLRRLLELEKRLEERNTLKARYRLDQPCQTPSSAVEQKEVQTTLPECLDLAIQTMSVYTVDAVTETLEEDNVSGLKGCLEQLEAERTQLQEELTNNEEEVRWLRSQQQAEEKSRQEHNDEVEGLRREKEELEERLESWRIEQTSNREIEQRRHREEVLQLNFEKEQEAEEWRCQMHKERQKQEKKLRQLRAMVQSLKDRGSKSFDASAVDDEADGVDQDDEGQEGLKPDPENPVFRRKSTSEVLQAGDSTVPQDGETLDEGSLVSIQAAFRGHLARTQYIAQSLQGGASSEFEDNTGAASVKTCLDEEEERLPISRIPKTLTPPKEVDAVDADSEHTDSDDSDDIIVAESYPRRKREARIM, from the exons ATGTCAACGGTGGCGAGTGACACCCAAACAGATGAAGACATTGAGGTGCTG ACACAACAAAAGAAATCAGGAAAGCCTCCCATTTTTCTCA GATCCCCATACCGCTCCAGCCTTAGTATGAACCACAGGAAAGTGGCGTTATCGGCCTGGAAGCTGCCGAGGGCTTCCTTTTGTGACACTCCCGGTGGAGAGATGGCCCCGGCTCGCTTCACGTCCCTCAGCAACCACCACG AAATGAGATCAGAATGGGACTTGACGACAGAGTTTCCTAGACATACCTTGCCCACCAGAAAATATCATCGTTTGACGCACAACA GTCTCGGCTTAGTTACAGTGGCCAGAGAGAAGGAAGAGATGTATAATGAGATCACACTCCTCAAAAAG AGTCTCCACGAGCAGAAGTCTGACAACCAGAAAATGAAAGTCAAACTTCGGCGCCTGGAGGAAGACAACGTAAAGAGGGAAAAGCAGTTGGAGGAGCTCCTTGACCCCACCAAT AGGTCCGAGTACATACGCAGTTTGGTGGATAAGAAGCATGAGGGCAGTGTG GTGATAAATGGGCTGAAGCAGAGAATACTGAAGCTAGAGCAGCAATGTCGAGAAAGGGAAACCGCCATAGG TAACCTGCAAAGCGAGTTAAGGGCCACCAACCTCTATGAGATGAGGACAACTATCAGGAACTATTATGAAGAG ATCCAGAGACTGAGGTTGCTTTTGGATGCTTCAGAGAAAAG CGGTTTATCAGAGAGTAAAGCATTCCGCAAGCAACAGAGGGCGTTGAGCTCTACCGTGCTACGTTTGTCCGAGGACCTCAAGCAACTGCAACTGGAAAATACCAAGTTCAGGGAGGAGCTAGACACAGAGAGTCCCGCCGCTGGCATTAAAG gATACAAAGAATGGAGCAAACATCGGCTTTTGAGGAGACTGCTTGAACTGGAGAAG AGGCTGGAAGAGAGAAATACTCTAAAAGCGAGGTATCGATTGGACCAGCCTTGTCAAACCCCGTCCTCCGCCGTTGAGCAAAAGGAGGTTCAGACCACCCTACCTGAGTGCCTGGATTTGGCCATCCAGACCATGTCTGTCTACACTGTGGACGCGGTAACAGAGACCCTTGAGGAAGACAACGTGTCAGGCCTAAAAGGATGCTTGGAGCAGTTGGAGGCGGAGAGGACGCAGCTGCAGGAGGAGCTGACCAATAATGA ggAGGAAGTGAGGTGGCTACGGAGTCAACAGCAAGCAGAGGAAAAATCACGGCAGGAGCACAA CGATGAAGTCGAAGGGTTGAGGAGGGAAAAAGAGGAGCTGGAAGAGCGACTGGAAAGCTGGAGAATTGAGCAGACCAGCAACCGAGAAATAGAGCAAAGGCGGCATCG GGAGGAAGTGCTACAGCTGAACTTCGAAAAAGAACAAGAGGCTGAAGAATGGCGGTGTCAAATGCATAAAGAACGACAGAAGCAAGA AAAGAAGCTGAGACAGTTGAGGGCAATGGTCCAGTCTCTGAAGGATAGGGGAAGCAAATCCTTTGATGCCAGCGCTGTCGATGATGAGGCGGATGGTGTTGACCAAGATGATGAGGGACAGGAAGGTCTGAAGCCAGATCCAGAGAACCCTGTCTTTAGGAGGAAGTCCACAAGTGag GTTCTTCAAGCTGGAGATTCCACCGTTCCACAGGATGGAGAGACCCTAGACGAAGGCTCCCTTGTCAGCATCCAGGCTGCGTTCCGTGGCCACCTAGCTCGCACTCAATACATTGCACAAAG TTTGCAAGGGGGAGCGTCATCAGAGTTTGAAGACAACACAGGTGCAGCATCTGTTAAAACATGCCTGGATGAAGAGGAAGAACGGTTGCCCATCTCCAGGATTCCCAAAACGCTGACGCCGCCAAAAG AGGTGGATGCAGTCGACGCCGACTCGGAGCACACGGACTCCGACGATTCGGACGACATCATCGTGGCCGAGTCCTACCCTCGCAGAAAAAGAGAGGCCAGGATCATGTGA